One part of the Musa acuminata AAA Group cultivar baxijiao chromosome BXJ1-5, Cavendish_Baxijiao_AAA, whole genome shotgun sequence genome encodes these proteins:
- the LOC135674723 gene encoding pentatricopeptide repeat-containing protein At1g08070, chloroplastic-like — translation MPHPTTFAWNCILGGLADSPSPASSLALFRRMLSSGARPSARTFPSLLKACARVAAREAGELLHGLMIKWAVDRDSFSTNGLIYMYCACQRDDLGRLVFDLSQERDVASWTCMLSGYVSCGLLDRARCLFDEMPVRGIITWNAMINGYMKSGDTDAARELFDKMPNQNMEC, via the coding sequence TCCTTGGCGGCTTGGCCGACTCCCCTTCCCCCGCCTCGTCCCTCGCTCTCTTTCGCCGCATGCTCTCCTCCGGCGCTAGGCCGAGCGCCCGCACCTTCCCTTCCCTCCTCAAGGCCTGCGCCCGCGTCGCCGCGCGCGAGGCCGGCGAGCTgctgcatggcctcatgatcaagtGGGCGGTCGACCGTGACAGCTTCTCGACCAATGGATTGATCTACATGTACTGCGCGTGCCAAAGGGACGACCTGGGGCGCCTGGTGTTTGATTTGAGCCAGGAGCGGGATGTCGCCTCGTGGACTTGTATGCTCTCGGGTTACGTGAGCTGCGGTCTTCTGGATCGTGCAAGATGCCTATTTGATGAAATGCCCGTAAGGGGAATAATTACATGGAATGCGATGATTAATGGGTACATGAAGTCAGGTGATACGGACGCTGCCAGGGAGCTCTTCGACAAGATGCCCAACCAGAATATGGAGTGCTAG
- the LOC135674032 gene encoding pentatricopeptide repeat-containing protein At4g14820-like, which translates to MIGGLVMIGGLAINGHGAEALELFGQMERDAVKPNEVTFIGVLCACSHGGLVEQARQCFDSMRAVYGLKPQIEHYGCMVDVLGRVGFLEEAVFLVQSMANDNAVLWGSLLSACLIHGNAKLGEYVVDRLVELTPDDGGVFVLLSNIYAARGRRDQLSLVPRKKTSKTWVITFVRRDNAVLWGSLLSACLIHGNIKLGEYAFDRLVELRPDDGGVYVLLSNIYAARGRQDDARRTRMLKLRGLKKILGCSFIGVFMGSFTNSMLENATEIYDISEEISSVWHQGRRRAKPGSSQ; encoded by the exons ATGATAGGAGGGCTAGTGATGATAGGAGGGCTAGCGATAAATGGACATGGAGCGGAGGCCTTGGAGCTATTTGGCCAGATGGAGAGGGACGCCGTGAAGCCTAATGAGGTCACTTTCATTGGTGTCCTGTGCGCTTGCAGCCATGGTGGTCTGGTGGAGCAAGCAAGGCAGTGCTTTGATTCAATGAGGGCGGTTTATGGGCTCAAGCCACAAATCGAGCACTATGGTTGTATGGTTGATGTGCTGGGGCGAGTTGGATTCTTGGAGGAGGCTGTTTTTCTGGTGCAGTCCATGGCGAACGACAATGCTGTACTGTGGGGGAGTCTGCTCAGTGCATGTTTGATCCACGGGAATGCCAAGCTAGGGGAATACGTGGTTGATCGCCTTGTTGAGCTTACGCCCGATGATGGTGGTGTCTTTGTGCTGTTGTCGAACATCTATGCTGCTAGAGGGAG AAGAGATCAGCTCAGTTTGGTACCAAGGAAGAAGACGAGCAAAACCTGGGTCATCACCTTTGTTAGAAGAGACAACGCTGTGCTGTGGGGGAGTCTGCTCAGTGCATGCTTGATCCACGGGAATATCAAGCTAGGGGAATACGCGTTCGATCGCCTTGTTGAGCTTAGGCCTGATGATGGTGGTGTTTATGTGCTGTTGTCGAACATCTATGCTGCTAGAGGGAGACAGGATGATGCTAGAAGGACACGAATGCTTAAATTAAGGGGTCTCAAGAAGATTTTAGGTTGCAGCTTCATTGGGGTGTTCATGGGATCGTTCACAAATTCTATGTTGGAGAATGCAACAGAAATATATGACATATCAGAAGAGATCAGCTCAGTTTGGCACCAAGGAAGAAGACGAGCAAAACCTGGGTCATCACAGTGA